From a single Microbacterium murale genomic region:
- a CDS encoding nucleotidyltransferase domain-containing protein — MQHQERALAAYVEQVAEDPETLGVVLIGSLARGVEREDSDVDVYLVVTAEAFACSTAVDRWAWIDRQGLDYPGSYIDVKLCDLDYLRTAVLRADDPTRASFAGARVAYSRADEIPDLVAAISVLDDAAWAGRIRSHLAQAHLHGGYFLRQADEHGDLFLLQHASLHLLLAAARAALASAHRLMPGPKYIHKLVREVPSPAEFVVAWDEALEKPGIATANALLAVLDEWLGRGQSRDESLSIFIRDNELAWLRGTVPAEYF; from the coding sequence GTGCAACATCAGGAGCGGGCGCTGGCCGCATACGTGGAGCAGGTCGCCGAAGACCCGGAGACACTCGGTGTCGTTCTGATCGGCTCGCTCGCCCGCGGGGTCGAACGCGAGGACTCCGATGTCGATGTCTACCTCGTGGTGACGGCTGAGGCGTTCGCATGCTCGACGGCCGTCGACCGATGGGCATGGATCGATCGTCAGGGTCTCGACTACCCGGGCTCGTACATCGACGTGAAGCTCTGCGATCTCGACTACCTCCGCACTGCTGTCCTCAGAGCTGACGATCCGACGCGCGCCTCGTTCGCGGGCGCCAGGGTCGCATACAGTCGTGCCGACGAGATCCCGGATCTCGTTGCCGCGATCAGCGTGCTCGACGACGCGGCCTGGGCCGGGCGCATCCGCTCCCACCTCGCGCAGGCGCACCTGCACGGCGGCTACTTCCTCCGGCAGGCGGACGAGCACGGTGACCTGTTCCTGCTCCAGCACGCCTCGCTGCATCTCCTGCTCGCCGCTGCGCGCGCCGCGCTGGCGTCGGCGCACCGGCTGATGCCGGGGCCGAAGTACATCCACAAGCTGGTCCGCGAAGTGCCGAGCCCCGCGGAATTCGTCGTCGCGTGGGACGAGGCCTTGGAGAAGCCGGGCATCGCGACCGCGAACGCGCTCCTCGCCGTCCTCGACGAGTGGCTCGGCCGAGGACAGTCCCGCGACGAATCCCTCTCGATCTTCATCCGCGACAATGAGCTGGCGTGGCTGCGCGGGACAGTCCCGGCCGAGTACTTCTGA
- a CDS encoding ABC transporter substrate-binding protein: MNSTRTRRVLLAAVGVAALALPLAACSSGGDGGGEGGTEITFLVPNAGTNVESAEAMIAAFEDENPDITVKVESQPAGTEGDNLMKTKLATGEMSDVFWYNSGSLFQALNPDQNLAPLSDESWVGDMQEGMAAVVSTDNGVYGAPFGATQAGAVVYNKKIYADLGLEIPTSWDEFAANNEAIKAAGIAPVIQTYGDTWTSQLFILGDFGNVLAQDPEWGEEYTAGERKYVDEPASQGFLNQQVGFESDWWNEDFASALYDDGARMVATGEGAHYPILTGIVSTFQQNFPDELENIGVFALPAQKAEDTKLTVWLPNAVYIPKTTEGDKLEAAKKFVAFINSSAGCDVQNTAMVPSGPYAIDSCTLPDDVPGLLKDMQVYFDEGNTNPALEFLSPIKGPNLENITVEVGSGIRPAEDGAALYDEDVKKQAQQLGLDGW, encoded by the coding sequence ATGAACAGCACCCGTACCCGAAGGGTTCTCCTCGCCGCAGTCGGCGTCGCGGCCCTTGCCCTCCCGCTCGCCGCCTGCAGTTCCGGCGGCGACGGCGGCGGTGAAGGCGGCACCGAGATCACTTTCCTCGTGCCCAACGCCGGCACCAACGTCGAGTCAGCCGAGGCGATGATCGCCGCCTTCGAAGACGAGAACCCGGACATCACGGTCAAGGTCGAATCCCAACCCGCCGGCACCGAGGGCGACAACCTGATGAAGACCAAACTCGCGACCGGAGAGATGTCCGACGTCTTCTGGTACAACTCAGGATCCCTGTTCCAGGCGCTGAACCCCGACCAGAACCTTGCGCCACTGTCGGACGAGTCCTGGGTCGGCGACATGCAGGAAGGGATGGCCGCGGTCGTCTCGACGGACAACGGCGTCTACGGCGCGCCGTTCGGTGCCACGCAGGCCGGCGCCGTGGTCTACAACAAGAAGATCTACGCGGACCTCGGGCTCGAGATCCCCACATCCTGGGACGAGTTCGCCGCCAACAACGAGGCGATCAAGGCGGCGGGCATCGCCCCGGTCATCCAGACGTACGGCGACACGTGGACGAGCCAGTTGTTCATCCTCGGCGACTTCGGAAACGTTCTCGCGCAGGACCCTGAGTGGGGCGAGGAGTACACCGCGGGCGAGCGCAAGTACGTGGACGAGCCGGCATCACAGGGCTTCCTCAACCAGCAGGTCGGCTTCGAGTCCGACTGGTGGAACGAGGACTTCGCATCCGCGCTCTACGACGACGGAGCGCGGATGGTCGCCACGGGCGAGGGCGCGCACTACCCGATCCTGACCGGCATCGTCTCGACGTTCCAGCAGAACTTCCCGGATGAGCTGGAGAACATCGGCGTCTTCGCGCTGCCCGCGCAGAAGGCGGAGGACACGAAGCTGACGGTGTGGCTGCCGAACGCCGTCTACATCCCGAAGACGACGGAGGGCGACAAGCTCGAGGCCGCGAAGAAGTTCGTGGCGTTCATCAACTCCTCGGCAGGCTGCGACGTCCAGAACACGGCCATGGTGCCTTCCGGCCCCTACGCGATCGACTCGTGCACCCTGCCCGACGACGTCCCCGGGCTTCTGAAGGACATGCAGGTGTACTTCGACGAGGGCAACACCAACCCCGCCCTCGAGTTCCTCTCCCCCATCAAGGGTCCGAACCTCGAGAACATCACGGTCGAGGTCGGCAGCGGCATCCGTCCCGCCGAAGACGGCGCCGCACTCTACGACGAAGACGTGAAGAAGCAGGCCCAGCAGCTGGGACTCGACGGCTGGTGA
- a CDS encoding alpha/beta hydrolase, translating into MSAHIEVAERELDGPHGSLRVRTYAPSAATGPGLVWVHGGGFAGGELDMPEGDWVSRSFAERGIAVVSVDYHLAPTSAVRNDLLGLPGRGGVHYPVAHDEIVFAFRWALGSGLADGAWALGGASAGGNLAAGAALRLTHAGGPAPALAVLAYPTLHAVQDAPDAVMRALLDADPESDRFGPDAVLGMYENYLGGPAQGADVYAIPGTASTSELTGFPATIMINDETDELRVSGEAFARALDAAGVEVDVSTEPGTTHGHLNRPELASATASIDRFADRIRRLPHSPVTAPADDETLAH; encoded by the coding sequence ATGAGCGCACACATCGAGGTCGCCGAACGCGAGCTGGATGGCCCGCACGGTTCACTCCGGGTCCGCACGTACGCACCGTCCGCAGCCACCGGGCCCGGCCTGGTCTGGGTGCACGGCGGGGGGTTCGCCGGTGGCGAGCTCGACATGCCGGAGGGCGACTGGGTGAGCCGCTCGTTCGCCGAGCGCGGGATCGCCGTCGTGAGCGTGGACTACCACCTCGCTCCGACGTCGGCCGTGCGGAACGACCTGCTCGGCCTACCGGGCCGCGGCGGCGTGCACTACCCGGTGGCGCACGATGAGATCGTCTTCGCGTTCCGGTGGGCGCTCGGCTCCGGTCTCGCCGACGGCGCGTGGGCGCTCGGCGGCGCGAGCGCGGGCGGGAACCTGGCCGCGGGCGCCGCGCTGCGCCTGACGCATGCCGGCGGCCCGGCGCCTGCTCTCGCGGTGCTCGCCTATCCGACCCTCCACGCGGTGCAGGATGCCCCGGATGCCGTGATGCGGGCACTGCTCGATGCCGATCCGGAGTCGGACCGCTTCGGACCTGACGCGGTGCTCGGTATGTACGAGAACTACCTCGGCGGACCCGCTCAGGGTGCTGACGTGTACGCGATCCCCGGCACCGCTTCCACCTCCGAGCTGACCGGGTTCCCGGCGACGATCATGATCAACGACGAGACCGACGAGCTCCGCGTGTCCGGCGAGGCCTTCGCCCGTGCGCTCGACGCCGCCGGTGTCGAGGTCGATGTCTCCACCGAACCGGGCACGACCCACGGGCACCTCAACCGTCCCGAGCTGGCGTCGGCCACGGCATCCATCGATCGGTTCGCCGACCGCATCCGTCGCCTTCCCCACAGCCCCGTCACCGCGCCTGCGGATGACGAGACCCTCGCTCATTGA
- a CDS encoding carbohydrate ABC transporter permease has protein sequence MTAIAAPPAAKAAPRGRKGIRSSYPTWFYIPSAALYIVLFAVPTFASFYFSLTRWSLFDIEFIGFDNYVQFFTEPMLIQGFVNTFVYGFVTSALKVVLGLALALLLTGSILGRGYLRSTIFFPVLVSTVGIGIAFKVLMDPFDGLINQTLATLGIQGPGWLTDPAWALLSVALVDVWKGVGIATLIFIAGLVAIPQEYFEAAKVDGASAWQRFRNITLPLVQPATATVILLSLIGGLRSFELIWAMTKGGPGFTSDVIASVIYKQYQAGFYGLSTAGNVVLFLVVTAIIVPIQYILNKRQVEQ, from the coding sequence ATGACAGCAATCGCAGCACCGCCTGCAGCCAAAGCCGCGCCTCGCGGGCGAAAGGGCATCAGGAGCTCGTATCCGACGTGGTTCTACATCCCGTCGGCAGCGCTCTACATCGTCCTCTTCGCCGTCCCGACCTTCGCCTCGTTCTACTTCAGTCTCACCCGCTGGTCGCTGTTCGACATCGAGTTCATCGGGTTCGACAACTACGTGCAGTTCTTCACCGAACCCATGCTCATCCAGGGCTTCGTGAACACCTTCGTCTACGGCTTCGTCACTTCGGCGCTGAAGGTCGTTCTCGGCCTCGCGCTCGCGCTGCTGCTCACCGGATCGATTCTCGGACGCGGATATCTCCGGTCCACGATCTTCTTCCCCGTGCTCGTCTCGACGGTCGGCATCGGCATCGCCTTCAAGGTGCTGATGGATCCGTTCGACGGACTCATCAACCAGACGCTGGCGACGCTCGGCATCCAGGGGCCCGGATGGCTGACCGATCCCGCATGGGCGCTGCTGTCCGTCGCTCTCGTCGACGTCTGGAAAGGCGTCGGCATCGCAACGCTGATCTTCATCGCCGGGCTCGTGGCCATCCCGCAGGAGTACTTCGAAGCCGCCAAGGTCGACGGGGCGAGTGCGTGGCAGCGGTTCAGGAACATCACGCTGCCGCTCGTGCAGCCCGCGACGGCGACTGTCATCCTGCTCTCCCTCATCGGCGGCCTGCGCTCGTTCGAGCTCATCTGGGCCATGACCAAGGGTGGCCCGGGCTTCACGAGCGACGTGATCGCGTCGGTGATCTACAAGCAGTACCAAGCCGGGTTCTACGGGCTGTCCACTGCGGGCAACGTCGTGCTGTTCCTGGTCGTGACGGCGATCATCGTGCCCATCCAGTACATCCTGAACAAGAGGCAGGTGGAGCAATGA
- a CDS encoding bifunctional aldolase/short-chain dehydrogenase: MPESTAAALIARSNRLGADPKNTNYAGGNTSAKGTETDPVTGQPVELLWVKGSGGDLGTLKEQGLAVLRLDRFRALVDVYPGIDREDEMVAAFDYCLHGKGGAAPSIDTAMHGLVDAAHVDHLHPDSGIAIATAADGEELTAKIFGDKVVWVPWRRPGFQLGLDIAEIKKANPHAIGTILGGHGITAWGDTSEEAEANSLWIIDTAAAYIDANGKTDPFGGVRAGFEALPAEERRERAAALAGTIRGIASTDKPMVGHFTDSDVVLDFLASENAPTLAALGTSCPDHFLRTKVKPLILDLPRTASVDEQIARLHELHTEYRAGYQAYYDAHATAESPAIRGADPLIVLIPGVGMFSYGANKQTARVAGEFYVNAINVMRGAEALSTYSPISDAEKFNIEYWALEEAKLQRMPKPKSHQGRIAFVTGAASGIGKAIATRLAAEGACVVVADLDLEKAQAAAAELGGTDVAIGVAANVADADAVQAALNDAVLAFGGVDLVVNNAGLSLSKPLLETTEKDWDLQHDVMAKGSFLVSKAAAKVLIDQKLGGDIIYISSKNSVFAGPNNIAYSATKADQAHQVRLLAVELGEFGIRVNGINPDGVVRGSGIFASGWGANRAATYGVEEKDLGQFYANRTILKREVVPENVADAVYVLTGPELSRTTGLHIPVDSGVAAAFLR, encoded by the coding sequence ATGCCTGAATCCACCGCAGCCGCCCTCATCGCGCGCAGCAACCGCCTCGGCGCAGATCCGAAGAACACGAACTACGCCGGCGGCAACACCTCAGCCAAGGGCACCGAGACCGACCCTGTCACCGGCCAGCCCGTCGAGCTGCTGTGGGTCAAGGGCTCCGGCGGAGACCTCGGCACGCTGAAGGAGCAGGGCCTCGCAGTCCTGCGACTCGACCGCTTCCGCGCCCTCGTCGACGTCTACCCCGGAATCGACCGCGAAGACGAGATGGTCGCCGCGTTCGACTACTGCCTGCACGGCAAGGGCGGCGCCGCACCGTCCATCGACACCGCCATGCACGGACTTGTGGATGCTGCACACGTCGATCACCTGCATCCCGACTCCGGCATCGCTATCGCCACGGCCGCCGACGGTGAGGAACTGACCGCGAAGATCTTCGGCGACAAGGTCGTCTGGGTCCCGTGGCGCCGCCCCGGCTTCCAGCTCGGCCTCGACATCGCGGAGATCAAGAAGGCGAACCCGCACGCGATCGGAACGATCCTCGGCGGCCACGGCATCACTGCATGGGGCGACACTTCCGAGGAGGCGGAAGCCAACTCGCTGTGGATCATCGACACCGCCGCCGCCTACATCGACGCGAACGGGAAGACCGACCCGTTCGGCGGCGTGCGGGCGGGATTCGAAGCGTTGCCGGCGGAGGAGCGGCGCGAGCGCGCGGCCGCGCTCGCCGGTACGATCCGCGGCATCGCGTCGACGGACAAGCCGATGGTCGGTCACTTCACCGATTCGGACGTCGTGCTCGACTTCCTGGCATCCGAGAACGCGCCGACCCTGGCCGCGCTGGGCACCAGCTGCCCCGACCACTTCCTTCGCACGAAGGTCAAGCCGCTCATCCTCGACCTTCCCCGCACGGCGTCCGTCGACGAGCAGATCGCGCGCCTGCACGAACTGCACACCGAGTACCGGGCCGGCTACCAGGCGTACTACGACGCGCACGCGACGGCCGAGAGCCCGGCGATCCGTGGCGCCGACCCGTTGATCGTCCTCATCCCCGGCGTCGGCATGTTCTCGTACGGTGCGAACAAGCAGACCGCACGCGTGGCCGGCGAGTTCTACGTCAATGCCATCAACGTCATGCGCGGTGCGGAGGCGCTCTCCACGTACTCGCCCATCTCGGATGCCGAGAAGTTCAACATCGAGTACTGGGCGCTGGAGGAGGCGAAGCTGCAGCGGATGCCGAAGCCGAAGTCGCACCAGGGCCGCATCGCGTTCGTCACGGGCGCGGCATCCGGCATCGGCAAGGCCATCGCCACCCGTCTCGCCGCGGAGGGCGCGTGCGTCGTCGTCGCCGACCTCGACCTCGAGAAGGCGCAGGCCGCCGCCGCCGAACTCGGGGGCACAGACGTCGCGATCGGCGTCGCCGCCAACGTCGCGGATGCTGACGCCGTGCAGGCAGCGCTGAACGATGCCGTGCTCGCCTTCGGCGGCGTGGACCTCGTCGTCAACAACGCCGGGCTCTCGCTGTCGAAGCCGCTGCTGGAGACCACCGAGAAGGACTGGGACCTGCAGCACGACGTCATGGCGAAGGGCTCCTTCCTCGTGTCGAAGGCCGCTGCCAAGGTGCTCATCGACCAGAAGCTCGGCGGCGACATCATCTACATCTCCTCGAAGAACTCCGTCTTCGCCGGGCCGAACAACATCGCCTACTCGGCGACCAAGGCCGACCAGGCCCATCAGGTGCGTCTGCTGGCTGTTGAGCTCGGCGAGTTCGGCATCCGCGTCAATGGCATCAATCCGGACGGCGTCGTGCGCGGCTCAGGCATCTTCGCCTCCGGCTGGGGCGCG
- the rhaI gene encoding L-rhamnose isomerase, which translates to MTTLTPAILSELEKQSIELPSWAFGNSGTRFKVFGTPGTPRDPWEKIADAAQVNKYTALAPAVALHIPWDLVDSYDDLRKHAEDLGVALGTVNSNTFQDDEYKFGALTHEDAAVRQKAIDHHLACIDVMDATGSRDLKIWLAEGSNYPGQADLRGRQDRLNESLQKIYARLGDDQRLVLEYKFFEPAFYHTDVPDWGTSYAQVSTLGDKAMVCLDTGHHAPGTNIEFIVMQLLRLGKLGSFDFNSRFYADDDLIVGAADPFQLFRILFEVIRGGGLNNPDVAFMLDQCHNVEDKIPGQIRSVLNVQEMTARALLVDKDALTAAQKSGDVLAANAVFMDAFYTDVRPELAAWRESRGLAGDPMAAYAASGYQAKIAADRVGGVQAGWGA; encoded by the coding sequence GTGACCACCCTCACCCCCGCCATCCTCTCGGAACTCGAGAAGCAGTCCATCGAACTCCCCTCGTGGGCCTTCGGCAACTCGGGCACCCGCTTCAAGGTGTTCGGCACACCCGGCACCCCGCGCGACCCCTGGGAGAAGATCGCGGATGCCGCGCAGGTGAACAAGTACACCGCGCTCGCACCGGCCGTCGCTCTGCACATCCCATGGGACCTCGTCGACTCCTACGACGACCTCCGCAAGCACGCGGAGGATCTGGGCGTCGCACTCGGCACCGTGAACTCCAACACGTTCCAGGACGACGAGTACAAGTTCGGAGCGCTCACGCATGAGGACGCCGCGGTCCGCCAGAAGGCGATCGATCATCACCTCGCGTGCATCGACGTCATGGATGCGACCGGTTCCCGCGACCTGAAGATCTGGCTCGCCGAAGGCTCGAACTACCCGGGCCAGGCCGATCTCCGCGGCCGTCAGGACCGCCTGAACGAGTCGCTCCAGAAGATCTACGCGCGCCTCGGCGACGACCAGCGCCTGGTGCTGGAGTACAAGTTCTTCGAGCCCGCTTTCTACCACACCGACGTTCCCGACTGGGGAACGTCATACGCCCAGGTGAGCACGCTCGGCGACAAGGCGATGGTGTGCCTCGACACCGGCCACCACGCTCCAGGCACGAACATCGAGTTCATCGTCATGCAGCTGCTGCGCCTCGGCAAGCTGGGTTCATTCGACTTCAACTCCCGCTTCTACGCGGACGATGATCTGATCGTGGGCGCTGCCGACCCGTTCCAGCTGTTCCGCATCCTGTTCGAGGTCATCCGCGGCGGCGGCCTGAACAACCCCGACGTGGCGTTCATGCTCGACCAGTGCCACAACGTCGAGGACAAGATCCCCGGCCAGATCCGCTCAGTGCTGAATGTGCAGGAGATGACCGCCCGAGCACTGCTCGTCGACAAGGATGCTCTGACCGCAGCTCAGAAGTCGGGCGACGTGCTCGCCGCCAATGCCGTGTTCATGGACGCGTTCTACACCGACGTCCGTCCGGAGCTCGCCGCATGGCGCGAGTCCCGCGGCCTCGCCGGCGATCCGATGGCCGCATACGCCGCTTCCGGGTACCAGGCGAAGATCGCGGCCGACCGCGTCGGTGGCGTTCAGGCCGGCTGGGGCGCCTGA
- a CDS encoding carbohydrate ABC transporter permease, which produces MTARRFFSRYVVGIIAILASIIIFIVPFAFIFLTAVKNPAEASLFEFSLPAQGWFLWENIVTVLETRDWMLVTAFINSTVLTVASVAIMVVFAAMVGYILQRRKSRWNHVINVFVLAGLIVPPAVVPTIWVLQGIGLFKTMPGMILIEATFGLSFCILLFRAFISTIPRELDEAAVIDGAGPLRLFFTVVMPLLKPVAITVIVVQSVAVFNDFTGPLYFLPGDANATVQLTLYNFQSQSLSQWNLLFMNILLITIPPLVMYIFFNRQIVAGMTSGAVKG; this is translated from the coding sequence ATGACGGCGCGGCGCTTCTTCTCACGCTATGTGGTCGGCATCATCGCAATCCTTGCTTCGATCATCATCTTCATCGTCCCGTTCGCGTTCATCTTCCTCACCGCTGTGAAGAACCCGGCCGAGGCCTCTCTGTTCGAGTTCTCGCTCCCGGCTCAGGGTTGGTTCCTCTGGGAGAACATCGTCACGGTCCTCGAGACGCGGGACTGGATGCTGGTGACGGCGTTCATCAACTCCACCGTGCTCACGGTCGCGAGCGTGGCGATCATGGTCGTTTTCGCCGCGATGGTCGGCTACATCCTTCAGCGCCGCAAGTCCCGCTGGAACCATGTGATCAACGTGTTCGTGCTGGCCGGCCTCATCGTCCCGCCCGCCGTCGTTCCCACGATCTGGGTCCTGCAGGGCATCGGGCTGTTCAAGACGATGCCGGGAATGATCCTCATCGAGGCGACGTTCGGTCTGAGCTTCTGCATCCTGCTGTTCCGCGCGTTCATCTCCACGATCCCGCGCGAGCTGGATGAGGCGGCCGTGATCGACGGCGCCGGCCCGTTGCGGCTCTTCTTCACCGTGGTGATGCCGCTGCTCAAACCCGTCGCCATCACGGTGATCGTCGTGCAGTCGGTCGCGGTCTTCAACGACTTCACCGGTCCGCTGTACTTCCTGCCGGGAGACGCGAACGCCACGGTGCAGCTGACGCTCTACAACTTCCAGAGCCAGAGCCTGAGCCAGTGGAATCTGCTGTTCATGAACATCCTGCTCATCACGATCCCGCCGCTGGTGATGTACATCTTCTTTAACAGGCAGATCGTCGCGGGCATGACCAGCGGAGCAGTCAAGGGCTGA
- a CDS encoding L-rhamnose mutarotase, translating to MTAATRVCFQLRVRPELLDEYLARHSPVWPEMLAEIAVSGRRNYSLFLGDGGTLVGYYETDDDAAAQDYLARSEIATRWEAEMAQFFVDLEGRPDQAASPLTEVFNLADQLSATTTEVAAATAFDEGSSAS from the coding sequence ATGACAGCCGCCACCCGCGTGTGCTTTCAGCTGAGGGTCCGCCCAGAACTGCTCGACGAGTACCTTGCGCGCCATTCCCCCGTCTGGCCCGAGATGCTCGCCGAGATCGCCGTATCCGGTCGCCGCAACTATTCGCTGTTCCTCGGCGACGGCGGCACCCTGGTCGGCTATTACGAGACGGATGACGACGCGGCCGCACAGGACTACCTCGCACGGTCCGAGATCGCCACCCGCTGGGAGGCGGAGATGGCACAGTTCTTCGTCGATCTCGAAGGCCGGCCCGATCAGGCGGCATCCCCACTCACCGAAGTCTTCAACCTCGCGGATCAACTGTCCGCCACCACCACCGAGGTCGCCGCAGCGACCGCGTTCGACGAAGGAAGCAGTGCATCGTGA